A single window of Methanocella sp. DNA harbors:
- the hisE gene encoding phosphoribosyl-ATP diphosphatase, translating to MADDVLDEVYSVIVDRMNNPKEGSYVTSLYRDPKGLDKVLEKIGEESTEVIIAAKNGREKDIVSESADLMFHLMVMLVAKGIPLDKVREEFARRRK from the coding sequence ATGGCGGACGACGTGCTCGACGAAGTATATTCGGTTATCGTAGATCGTATGAACAACCCGAAGGAAGGCTCCTACGTGACCTCTTTGTACCGGGACCCGAAAGGCCTGGATAAGGTGCTGGAGAAGATCGGCGAAGAGTCCACAGAGGTCATCATAGCCGCCAAGAACGGCAGGGAAAAAGATATCGTCAGCGAGAGCGCTGACCTGATGTTCCATCTGATGGTCATGCTCGTGGCCAAAGGTATTCCCCTGGACAAGGTCAGGGAAGAGTTCGCCAGGCGCCGCAAATAG